The Celeribacter baekdonensis genomic interval CAATCTCAAACGCGAATTGGCCATGGGCGGCGGGGCCAAAGGCGCGGTCGAGGCCAAAATGATCAATGGCATCCCCTTCCTCGCGCAAGCGCTGCAAGGCGTCTCCGGCAAAGACCTGCGAGCCTTGATTGATGCCCACAAAACCAACCTCGGTTCTGGCGTGATCTTGTTGATCACCGACGAGGACGGCAAGGTCGCCGTGGCCTGTGGCGTCACCGATGATCTGACCGCAAAAGTCTCTGCGGTCGACGTGCTTAAGGCGGCTGTGCCTGCCGTTGGCGGCAAAGGTGGCGGTGGCCGGGCGGATATGGCGCAGGGCGGGGGCAAGGATTTCTCCGGTGCCGAGGCTGCCATTGCCGCCGCTGAAACTCTGTTGAAAGGATAAGATATGCCAGCCCTTTGGATCGCCCATGTGACCGTCACGGATGAAGAGGCTTATGGCAAATATGCCAAGCTTGCCGGCCCTGCCATTGCCAAACATGGCGGCAAATTCATCGCCCGCGCTGCACGCTATGTTCAGCTTGAAGGCAAAGATCGCCCTCGCAATGTTGTGGCGAAATTTGACACGGTGGAAGCGGCGGTCGCTTGTTACCATTCGCCCGAATACCAAGAGGCGTTGAGCCATGCCAAAGGCGCGTCTGAGCGCGAGCTTTTGGTGGTTGAGACCGAAGAGTAATCGGAACACAGTTGATGACGCGGCGCGGGGAGGCCCCGCGCCGTTTTATTTGGAATACGGGTTTTTCGGCCCGCGATCCTCAGACAGAGTCTGTGTGCGCTCACGCACCAGAGCCTCAATCGCATCGGTCAGATGTTCGGTGTCGATGTGATCATCGCCCGCCGCCACGCGGATCACATGAGCGCGGTGCAACACGTCGGTGTGGGTAAACCCCAAAGGCGGCTCAAAGCGGTAGCTGGCCAGTTCCACCAACATCCCATTCGGTTCGCGGAAATAGATGCTGTCCATAAAGCCGCGATCTTTCGGGCCAGAATGGGTGATCCCGCGCGCATCCAGTCGCGCAACGATGTGATCGAAACTGACTTTCGAAACATTGAAGGCCAAGTGATGCAAAGAGCCGGGGCCTTGGTCAATCCGGTGGCGGCCAGGTGTGCGATCCTCTGAGGTGAAGACGGTGATCAACCGGCCATCACCGGGATCAAAATACAGATGGCCTTGTTTCGCATCATCGAGATTGGGTTGTTCAAAGACAAAGGGCATGCCCAACACGCCCTCCCAGAAATCAATCGAGCTTTGCCGGTCCGCGCCGGTGATGGTGATGTGGTGCACACCTTGGGTTTGGATTTTTTTCATACGATGATCCTCCGTTTGACCACCATATAGGAAATTCCTCCCTTTGGCGCAGTCCCCGTGGCCGCACAGAGACTGCGCGCCAAAGCAAAAGGCCCGCGTTTTCACACGGGCCTTTGTCATCAGTATGAAACGTCTAAGCTGGTTAGGCTTTGGACGATTTCGCGTGGCGCTTGCGCTCGTTCGGATCGAGGTAACGCTTGCGCAAACGGATCGCTTTCGGCGTCACTTCGACCAGCTCGTCATCGTCGATATAGGCAATCGCCTGTTCCAAGGACAGCGTCACCGGGGTGGTGAGGCGCACGGCCTCATCGGTGCCCGACGCACGGACGTTGGTCAACTGTTTGCCCTTGAGCGGGTTCACTTCGAGGTCATTGTCACGGCTGTGCTCGCCAATGATCATGCCCTGATAGACATCGGCCTGAGCGCCGATAAAGAAGTGACCGCGATCTTCGAGTTTCCACAAAGCGTAGGACACGGCCTGACCGCTGTCCATGGAGATCAAAACGCCCTGACGACGACCCGGGATGTGGCCTTTATAAGGGGCCCAATCGTGGAACACGCGGTTCAAAACGCCGGTGCCGCGGGTGTCGGTGAGGAATTCGCCGTGATACCCGATCAAACCGCGCGACGGCACATGCGCGATGATGCGCGTTTTGCCGTTTTGCTGTTTCATCTCGGTCAGCTCGCCTTTGCGCACGCCGGTCAGTTTTTCGATCACTGCGCCGGAGTATTCGTCATCCACGTCAATGGTGACTTCTTCGATCGGCTCAACTTTGACACCGTCGAGTTCGCGCATCAAAACCTGCGGGCGGGAGATCGACAGTTCGAACCCTTCACGGCGCATGTTCTCAATGAGAACGCCCATCTGAAGCTCGCCACGACCGGCAACCTCAAAGGCTTCGCCGCCGGGGGTGTCGGTGACTTTGATAGCCACGTTGACTTCGGCTTCTTTCATCAAACGGTCACGGATGACGCGCGATTGCACCTTTTTGCCATCGCGGCCCGCCAGCGGGCTGTCGTTGATGCCAAAGGTGACGGTGATGGTGGGCGGGTCAATCGGCTGTGCTTCGAGTGGCGCGTCTACTTCGAGGGCACAGAGCGTATCCGACACGGTGGCTTTCGACATGCCCGCGATGGAGACGATGTCGCCTGCGATGGCTTCAGGAATTTCCTGCATGCCAAGGCCACGAAACGCCTGAATTTTCTTGACCTGGAATTGTTCGATCTTTTGACCGTTGCGGGTCAGCGCCTGAATGGTCGCGCCGGTTTTGAGCGTGCCGGTTTCAACCCGGCCAGTCAGAATGCGGCCCAAGAACGGGTCAGCGCCCAAAGTGGTGGCGAGCATTTTGAAGGGCTCGTGCTGATGCTTGAGCTGACGCGGGGCAGGGACGTGGTTGAGCACGAGGTTGAACAGCGCGTCCAAATTTTTGCGCGGCCCGTCGAGTTCCGTGTCACACCAGCCAGAGCGGCCAGAGGCATACAGATGCGGGAAGTCGAGCTGATCGTCATCGGCATCAAGCGAGGCGAAAAGATCGAAACACTCATCGAGTGCGCGATCCGGCTCGGCGTCCGGTTTGTCGACTTTGTTGAGAACCACGATCGGACGCAGGCCAAGAGCCAGCGCTTTCGAGGTCACGAATTTGGTTTGCGGCATCGGGCCTTCGGCGGCATCGACCAGCAACACAACCCCGTCCACCATGGACAGGATGCGTTCGACTTCGCCGCCAAAGTCGGCGTGGCCGGGCGTGTCGACGATGTTGATGCGGTGGCCTTTCCACTCGACCGAGGTGGCTTTGGCGAGAATGGTGATCCCGCGCTCGCGCTCCAGGTCGTTGCTGTCCATAGCGCGTTCAGTGGTGGACTGATTTTCGCGGTAGGTGCCCGACTGTTTCAGAAGCTCATCGACGAGCGTCGTTTTGCCGTGGTCAACGTGGGCGATGATGGCGATATTGCGAAGATCCATAGGGTGCGGTTTCCGTGTGAGGTATGTCTTGCGCGGGGGCCTACCCGGCCCGGCGACAAAACACCAGCTTTAAAGCACCAGAGCGGTGAAAAACCCGCATTTGGCGCTAAAAATGCTTATGAATTGGGAAGGGTCAATGGGTCACAGTTTTTGAGAACACATTGATCACGAGAACCCCGGCGAGGATAAGGGCCATGCCGAGGACGGCGGGGAGGTCGATTTTTTGACCAAAAGCGACAAGTCCGATGAGGGTGATCAGGACGATGCCCAGCCCGGACCAGATGGCGTACACGATACCGACGGGCATGACTTTGAGCGTGTGCGATAGAAAATAGAACGACAGGCCATAGCCGATGACCACGATGGCCGAAGGGATGAGTTTGGTAAACTGATGCGAGGCATTGAGCGCGGTTGTGCCGATGACCTCGGAGACGATGGCCGCCAAGAGGAAGAGATAATGTTTGGGCATATTGATCCCTCCTTACATTGCAATATAGCGGTCGCGGCGGTGGTTGATCGCGATCACAAGGTTGACGACGACTGCACCGAGCAAGGAATAGAGCACCTGTGGCAACGGCAAGATGAAGGCGGCGACGGCAAAGAGACAGGCGTCAAAGGCCAGTTGGACATAGCCCGCTTTGAATTTGGTCGCGTCTTGCAGGTAGAGCGCCAAAATGCCGATCCCGCCCAGCGAGCCGCCATGCCGGAAAATCGCCATCAACCCCGCGCCGGTCATAAAGCCCAGCATGATCGCCCCAAACACCGGGTTGAGCGTTTCAAAGGAGACGAAATGCGGGAAAATTTCAGAGAAGACCGAAATCAGCGCCACGCAGGCAAAGGTTTTCAGAACGAATTTGAGGCCCATGCGTTTGTAGCCAAACCAATAGAACGGCAGGTTCACCGCAAAGAACACCCAGCCAAAAGGCAATTTGAACATATAGGAGATCAACAGCGCCAGACCGGCGGTTTGCCCGGTCACCAGCCCCAGATCGCGCAGCATCACAAGGGCAAAGGCGCACATGGCGGTGCCGAAAATAAACCCCTGCGCATCTTCGAGTAGGCTGTGTGTGTCGGCTTTTTGATCGGCGGTTTGCATGCGTGTCCTCGGGGCTTTTGACGGCCCTGATGCGGACCTCAACTGGCGATATATCTGTCGCGGCGGTGATTAAAGGCGATCACACCATTGAGGATCACCGCGCCCAAGAGGGAATAGAGTACGCGAGACGGTTCGAAAAGGAAGAAAGCCACGGCAAACAGCACAGCATCAAAGCAAAGTTGCACAATCCCGGCGCGGATGCCGTATTTATCCTGTGCATAGAGCGCAACCACGCCCAATCCGCCCAGCGACCCTTTGTGGCGAAACGTGCCCAAAAGCCCGTATCCAGTAAGGATGCCAAAGGCGACGGTGCCAAACACCGGGTTGAGCGTGTCAAACGACATCCATTTGGGAATCACCGCGACAAGGATCGACAGTGCCGTGACGCAAAGCGCCGATTTGATGGTGAATTCCTTGCCCATGCGAAACCAGGCGAGGGCGTAAAACGGGATGTTGATCAGCCAAAACACCCAAGAGAAGGAATAGCCGGTGAGATATGAGATCACCAAAGCCAAGCCCGCCGTCTGGCCGGTGATGAACCCGAGCTGGGCGATGATGGTCAACCCTATGGCGGTGGTGATCAGCGCGATGGAGAACCCTTGGAGGTCCTCGAACAGCGTGTGTTTCGCCGGGTTTTGCGGAATGGGAAAGGGTGCGGGCATAGCTGACATGTAGGACAGGAATGCTGACCTGTCTAGCATAAAATGCTCGCCTTGGTGTCCCAAAGAAACGGGGCAGGGCGCCTGCCATAAAAAGCGGCAGATCAGCCAGACTGCGCCATAAACCCAAGCAGAGATTGCGCCAAAGCGGGCGGTGGCGTGGCGCGGGACGGCACAGCCTGTGCCTTGGCCCGATCCGCTTGGGCTTGCGCGTGGATCTCCTCAAGCCGGTCCAGACTCTTTTGGGCAACTTCGATCGGATCTCCGGCCCGCCGTGACATTTCGATCTGAAATTTGAATGAGGCGATGACATCGCTTTTCTGCGTGCCATCGAAAGAGGGGCTGTTGGTGATCCCGGCCTGATAGAGGCAATTGCACAGATGCTGTTGAAACCGCGTGCCACGGGTTTCGAGCATCATCATGTCGCCAAACTCATAGATCCCGGCCTCACGCAGCCGGTCTGTCATTTCGTCGATCTCATCGGGCGAGATATGGGTCAAATCATAGTCGGCATAGATCGCCTCTGCCGTGGGGGCAGACGGTTGATCGGTGAACCCGCTGCGCTCCGTTGTGTGCGTGACTGGGGCCTGCGGTCCTGACGTGGCGCTGGCTGTTTGGACGGAGAGGCTGGTTTGGGGGAAATTGGGGGCGATCAACATGGGCTGCCTTTCGTCAGAATTTCGTCAAGAGAGGTCATTCAATCCAAAGCCTCTGGGCCTGAAACAACACAAGCGTCTCTGCCATCTGCGCCGAAGGCCCGGTGGGGGCCGCGGCAGAGGGGCGCTTCATATGCGCCGCCTCCAATTTGGCCAACTGACTGTCAAGCCGTTCGGTGGTTTGGCCATAACGGTGGGCCAAATCGCGCTCGGAGCGGGTCTTGGCCAAAAGATCCATCGGTGCCTCCGCGTCGAAACCGCTGTTCGTCTCATACCCCAACACATTGGCGCGGCTTTCCATCTCGGTGCGGTAGGTCGCGCCTTGACGCTCCAACCCCATGAGAAAGCCAAGATCGTCAAACCCCGCCGTTTTCAACTCGGAGGTCATCTGATCAATTTCGGTCGCCGAAATTTGGGTCAGCTCGTAGCGGGCAAACACCGCATTCGCAGCCGAGGCTTTGGATTTTGCGGTGGCTTTGGCGGTCTCTGCCGCGCTGTCGATCGTGCTTTTTGTGGGTGCAGGTGAGCCAGTTTGGCGAGGCTTTTCAGGGGCTTTTTGATCTTGGACCGGGCCCGCCGTTTGAGCGTTGTTGTCAGACAAAGCCGAGGCCCCGTTCCCCTCCGGCGTGGCGGAGGGTGAACGGAGCGCCTGTTGCTCTTGCGCGCGACCGATGAGGGCCGCAGATGTATAGGCAGATGCCAACTGCATGTCGGAAACCTTCTGTTCTCCGTTTGAGACAGGGTTTAGACACACAGGCTTAAGGGGCCACTAACATCTAAAATTGTGCAGAAATTTAGGGCCTTAGCCGAAGACCAGCGACAGGCCCAAGAGTGTGGAGGCCGCCCCCAAAGCGCGGGGTGCAAAGGGATGCGCGCGGGCCATATATTGGGCCAAAATAACACCGGAGGCGTGCAGTGCAGCCGTCACAAGGATAAAGCCAGCCCCAAAGGACCATGCGGTGGCCGCCCCGAGTTCGGCACCATGGGCATGACCATGAAACAGGCCAAAAAACGCAGCCACGGCCACGCCGCCCCAAAGACCCGGTCGCAAAGCCAGCATCACAAGCACACCAAAGAGGATCGAAGAGGCGAGGATCATCGGTTCGACAAAGGGCAAAGCCACCCCCATGCGCGCCCCCATATAGCCCAACGTCATCGCGCCGACAAAACCCGCAGGCACGGCCCAGATCGCGCGTCCGCCGATCTGAAGCGCCCAGACGCCGACCGCCAACATGGCCAATATGTGATCAAGGCCAAACAGCGGATGCGAGGCCCCGGCCAGAAACGACCCATGCTCTTCGGGCGGCAAATGCGCGAAGGCGGGGGAGGCGGCGAGGGCGATCAGGGTCGCGCCGAAAAGAGATTTTGTGAGGTCTTTCATAACTGTTCCTTTTGAGGTCAACATCGGCACCCCGACATGGGTCACGCCGTGGCGCAGTCTGTCAAAGCCCGTGGCGAGGTGCAAGACCGTGTCGAGGTGGACCACAGACACAAAAGGCCGGGGCATGTCGGCCCCGGCCCTGATGTCATCGCGAGAGTGCGGTTTAGCCGCCCAATGCCTTGTTCAGGTTCTCGTCGATTTTTTCCAAGAACCCCATCGTGGTCAACCAGCCTTGATCCGGGCCAACCAAAAGCGCGAGGTCTTTGGTCATGAAACCACTCTCAACCGTGTCGACGATGACCTTTTCCAAAGTGGTGGCAAAGCGCATCAATTGATCGTTGTCGTCCAATTTGGCACGGTGTTTCAGGCCTCCCGTCCACGCAAAAATCGAGGCCACGGAGTTGGTCGAGGTGGCTTCGCCCGCTTGGTGTTGACGGTAATGGCGGGTGACAGTGCCGTGGGCGGCCTCTGCTTCGACGATCTTGCCATCGGGTGTCATCAATTGCGAGGTCATCAGGCCCAAAGAGCCAAAGCCCTGTGCGACGGTGTCTGATTGCACGTCACCATCGTAGTTTTTACAGGCCCAGACGAATTTGCCCGACCATTTCATCGCACAGGCGACCATGTCGTCAATCAGGCGGTGTTCGTACCAAATGCCAGCCTTTTTGAAATCTTCGGCAAATTCGGCCTCATAGACCTCTTCGAAAATGTCTTTGAAGCGACCGTCATAGGCTTTGAGGATGGTGTTTTTGGTCGACAGATACACCGGCCAGCCGACATTGAGGCCGTAGTTCAACGAGGCGCGGGCAAAGTCGCGGATGCTGTCGTCCAGGTTGTACATCGCCTGATACACACCGGCGGAGGGGGCGTCGTAGACGACTTTTTCAATAACGGTGCCGTCGTCGCCAACGAATTTCATCGTCAACTGGCCCTTGCCGGGGAACCGGAAATCGGTGGCTTTATATTGGTCCCCAAAGGCATGACGCCCGACCACGATCGGCGACGTCCAACCGGGCACAAGGCGCGGCACGTTTTTACAAATGATCGGCTGGCGAAAAATTGTGCCGCCAAGGATGTTGCGGATCGTGCCGTTGGGCGATTTCCACATTTGTTTGAGGCCGAATTCTTCGACGCGTTGCTCGTCGGGGGTGATGGTGGCGCATTTGACCGCGACACCGACCTCGCGGGTTTTCATGGCGGCGTCGATGGTGATCTGATCATCGGTGGCGTCGCGGCTTTCGATCCCGAGGTCATAATAAAGCAGATCAATGTCGAGATAGGGCAGGATCAGTTTTTTCTTGATGAAGTCCCAAATGATGCGGGTCATTTCATCGCCGTCCATCTCAACGATGGGGTTGTCTACCTTGATCTTGGTCATAGGACTGTCCTTGGAGCGGAGGAGGGTGGGGAGTCGTGGTTTTCATAGCGCATTGGAGAGTAAAAGGGAAGTGGAGTATACCAATGTATACCGAAAATGAGATGTGTGGCTTGGGTCAGACAGATTTGAGGGGCATTGGTGGAAAAACATATGGAAGGTTTGGGGTCTTCAGGCAAATGGAGATTTTGGACTGAAAAGCTGGGAAATTATGGGGTAAAATAATACCTATTTTGTAATGCGTTGAATTTGTTGTTTAAAATAAGATTTGAGGCGCTTGACGTGGCGTGTGAAACCTATAGAACTCGCCCAATCAAATTCCCACCCTAAAGGGCACGACAAATGAAAACTTTTTCCGCAACACCGGCGGACATCGACAAGAAATGGATCCTGATCGACGCTGAAGGCGTTGTTCTGGGCCGTCTTGCTTCGATCGTCGCTATGCGTCTTCGTGGCAAACACAAAGCCACCTTCACCCCGTCCATGGACATGGGTGACAATGTCATCATCATCAATGCTGACAAAATCCAGCTGACCGGCAAAAAACGCACCGACGAGCGTTTCTACTGGCACACGGGTCACCCGGGCGGCATCAAATCCCGCACCATCGGTCAGATCCTTGAGGGCAAATTCCCCGAGCGCGTCGTGACCAAAGCGGTTCAGCGTATGTTGCCGGGCGGCAAACTGTCCCGTCAGCAAATGACCAACCTGCGCGTTTACGCAGGTGCAGAGCACCCGCACGAAGCTCAGAATCCCGAAGTTCTGGACGTTAAGTCCATGAACAAGAAAAACACTCGGAGCGCATAATCATGGTTGAAGAAATCAAATCCTTGGACGCGCTGAACGCTGCTGTTGGTGACACTGTTGTCGAAGTTGCGGCTCCCCGTGAGCCCGTTCGTGACTCCCTTGGCCGCGCGTATGCGACCGGCAAACGTAAAGATGCGGTCGCTCGCGTTTGGATCAAACCGGGCTCCGGTAAGGTCACCGTCAACGGCAAAGAGCAGAACGTCTATTTCGCACGTCCCGTGCTTCAGATGATCCTGCGTCAACCGTTTACCGTTGCTGGCCGCGAAGGCGAGTTCGACGTTGTCGCAACCGTCAAAGGCGGTGGTCTTTCTGGTCAGGCCGGTGCTGTGAAGCACGGTATTTCCAAAGCCCTCCAGCTGTACGATCCCTCCTTGCGCGCCGCTTTGAAAGCCGCTGGCTTCCTCACCCGCGACTCGCGCGTTGTGGAACGTAAGAAGTTCGGTAAAGCCAAAGCCCGTAAGAGCTTCCAGTTCTCCAAGCGTTAATTTCGCTGGATATATATCGCAAAAGGTCGCCGCAGAAGGGTCTGTCGGCGGCCTTTTTTATGGCGCGTTTGGTGCCGTCTTTCGGACCCAACGGCTGCGGCGCGGGGGAGGGTGCCCTTGTCATAAACCTCTGGCTGAGACATAGTTTTGAAAACTGTGTTGTAAGAGTGCCATTTGACCCATCCATACTCAGATTTGCCGCCGAAGGCCTTTTGGAAAACCGGCGTGGTCCAAACGGATAAGGCCCGTTGGCCAGACGTGTTCACGCCTAAGTTTCAGATCACGCCGTACTCTGCGATTGCCACGGCCGGAAGCTGTTTTGCGCAACGTATTCGTCAAGCCTTGGCGGGCGAAAACATCCCTATTTTGGATGCCGAACCTACCCCGCCCGAATTCAACGAGACCCTTGCGAAAGAGTTTGGCTATGGGCTGCATTCGGCGCGCTATGGCAATATTTACACGCCGCGCCAATTGCTTGAGCTGTTAAAGGATGTTGCGGACAACCGTGTTGATGAGGCGTTGTTTTGGCAAAAAGATCAGCGATTTTTTGATGCGCTGCGCCCAAATGTCGAACCTGAAGGCTGTGTGAGCCTAAAGGAGGCTGTTGAGCTGCGCTACCAACATCTTGCGCGGGTCAAGGCGCTGGTTGAAACGGCTGATGTGTTTGTCTTTACCCTTGGGTTGACGGAGGCATGGATTCATTTGCCAACAGGGCGGACTTTGCCCGTGGCGCCGGGGGTGATCGCCGGGGAATATGATCCCGAGCTCTATAAGTTTACCAACTTCACCCACGCTCAAATGTTCAGAGATCTCAAGGCGATCCGGCGGTTGTTCAAACGGTTTAATCGCGGATTGAAACTCGTTTTGACGACCTCTCCGGTCCCCATTACGGCAACGGCGTCGGGTCAGCATGTGTTGGTTGCCAGCACCTACACCAAATCGACCCTGCGTTCTGTTGCCGGGGAAATTGCGATGAAATTTCACAATGTGGATTATTTTCCGGGCTATGAATTGGTCACCACATGGGGACGTGACGACGCCGCCTATGCGCCCAATTTGCGCACCATTCGCCCGGAAGTGGTGGCCGAAGTCATGGCGATTTTCTTGGATGCCTATGGCTTGCGCCAGAAAGAGGGGACAGCAGGGGCGGTTGCGTTAAAGACACCGCAGGCCCGCCCTTTTGAAGGCCACGACGAGGACAGAGACGAGGACAGCGACGACAATGATGCCGACGATGATTTGGTCTGCGAAGAGATCCTGTTAGAGGCCTTTCAAAAATGAGCAAAAAGGGGCTTTTGATCGGAAACTCCCATCTGGCGGCCTATGCGCGCGCCTTGGAGGTTGGGGCACAGCTTTGGCCGGATCAAAGCTATGACAGATTTGGGGCCTACGGCGATTGGTTGGACAGTTTTGGCATCGAAGACGGATGGCTCTGTTCTCAAGATGACAAGGCCAATCAAATGGTTGCATCCTTGACCGGGGTCTCAAAGCGGCGTCCAGATGAGTATGATTTCATCGTTCTTGCCGGCCTCAGATTTTCAATCTTTGCGCTCATCCGGTTGTTCAAACAGAAAGGGTGCGTGGCCATGGCCAGCGCACAGGACTATGAGACCGCGCGAGCCAACGGTCTGACGCTTGTGTCTGAAATGCTGTTGCAGCATTTGGCGCAAGAACAGTTGAACACGTCGCTGGCCATGAGATTGGTCCGTGACATACGCGCCGTCACCGATGTTCCGGTGTTTCTGGCCAGTCAGCCGCGACCCACCCGACAGGTTCTGATCAAGGGCACAAAATTCGGTACGTTTTACGAGATAAACCGACTGAAAGAAGGGGCCTTCGTCTCTGCGTTTTATCAGAAAATGGCCCATAAGGTCTGTGCCGAGGCCGGGGCGATTTACCTCCCCCAACCGCCGAAAACCATCGAAGACGGCCTTTTCACCGAAGAGAGCTACATGATCGGGACCGTGCGCCCCTATCATAAAATCCGGCCCGGGAAAAAAATGGACTATCGCCATGCCAACGCAGAGTTCGGGGCGTTGATGTTGGATCAAATCGCGGCGCATCTGAGCTAGCACCTGTCTGTGAGTCTGCCCCTGCGCCATCTGGCAGGGGGGATCAAAGGAGCGTGATGGACCGCGAGCGTTGCGGTGCAAAATCTCTCTAGGCTGCGCCTTATTTTGCGCGTTTAATGATCGACATGGGGGGAATAGTGGTGAATGTGACGGACGTGACGCAGAGAGATCGAAAATCGCTTGCAGATTTGATCAAATCCGTGGAGCGTAAAAGCAACACGACGCACTGAGGGGCACATATGATGACAGCAGGGGAAAAACTGCGACGATTTTTTAGAACCGATCAAGGGGTTGGGCTTTTGCTTGTGTCCCCCACGGCGCTCTACGCGCTGTTGTTGTTGGCGGTGCCTTTAGTGGCGATCTTTTTGATTTCGTTTTTGACCCAGACGGGTGTGCGGGACTTTGCCCCAGGTTTGTCACTGGCCAATTATAAAGAGGCGCTGACCGATCCGCTTTATCGCCAATTGATGCTGCGTTCGCTGATGGTGTCGGGCTCCGTAACGGTGATCACTGTTTTGCTGGCCTTCCCTATCGCGTATTTCGTCTCTTTCGGGGTTAAGCCGGAGCATAAGTCACTTTGGATTTTCCTCATCACCATCCCGTTTTGGACCTCCTATCTGATCCGCGTGTTCCTGTGGAAAGTGATTTTGGGCTACAATGGCGTGTTGAACTCAGGGCTGAAACTCGTTGGAATCATTGATGAACCTCTGACCTTTATCCTTTATAACGTCAACGCCGTGATCATCACGCTGGCCCATGCCTATGCGCCCTTCGCGATTCTGCCGATCTTTGTCGCGCTTGAGAAAATCGACCGGTCTTACCTTGAGGCCTCGCGCGATCTGGGCGAAAGCCGCACCATGACGTTTCTGCGCGTGACCCTGCCTTTGGCCGCTCCCGGCGTGGTCGCGGCTGTGCTGATCGTCTTCATCCCGACCATCGGTGATTACGTGACCCCACGCCTTGTCGGCGGCCCCGGCGGTTTGATGATTGCCAATATGATCCAAACCCAATTCCTGCGCCTCAATAACGCGCCTCTCGGGGCCACTTTGGCGGTGCTGGCGATGTTGATTGTCGCCGTGATTGCCATCGTGTTCTTGATCATTGGTTACCGTGCCGCAGGTGGTGGTAAAAAAGGAGGGCGCAGCAAATGAAGACGCTCAAAATCTATGCCATTGCCTATCTGGTGTTTTTATATGCGCCGATTTTCCTTCTGCCGCTCTTTGCCTTCAACACCTCGACGATCATCGCCTTTCCATTGACCGGGTTCACCACCGAGTGGTTCACCGCGCTCTTAGACATCACGGAAATGCACAACGCTTTGCTCAACTCGCTTGAGATCGCCGTCACCTCGGCCGTGTTGGCGACGATCTTTGGCATCTTTGGCGCGATGGCCTCGACGCGCTATCAATTCCCCGGCCAAAAGGGCATCATGGGCTTTATCATGTTGCCCTTGGTGCTGCCCGAAATCATTGTTGCAGTGTCGCTCTTGGTTGTGATCCTGAAACTGGGCATGTCCACGGGGGCGTGGTCGGTGATCGCCGGGCATACGTTGATCTGTACGCCCTTTGCCATCGCCATTCTCAACTCTGCCTTCGCTGCGCTCGACCCATCGCTGGAAGAGGCCGCTTATGATCTTGGCGAAACCCGCGCCTCGACCTTTCGCCGCGTGACCTTGCCTTTGGTCATGCCGGGGATCGTGTCGGCGCTGTTGATCTCTTTCACCATTTCGATGGATGAATTCATCATTGCCTTTTTCCTCACCGGTGCCGATCCGACGCTTCCGGTCTATCTCTTTTCCATGCTGCGGTTCCCAAAACTGCTGCCCGCCGTGATGGCGCTTGGGACGATCCTTGTGGTTCTCTCGATCCTGCTCATCACCATCGCTGAAATTTTCCGTCGCCGTGGCGCCAAACGCGCAGGCCTCAAAGACACCGGGGGCTTCCTCTAATGACGAACCAACCAAAACCTGA includes:
- a CDS encoding NADP-dependent isocitrate dehydrogenase; translated protein: MTKIKVDNPIVEMDGDEMTRIIWDFIKKKLILPYLDIDLLYYDLGIESRDATDDQITIDAAMKTREVGVAVKCATITPDEQRVEEFGLKQMWKSPNGTIRNILGGTIFRQPIICKNVPRLVPGWTSPIVVGRHAFGDQYKATDFRFPGKGQLTMKFVGDDGTVIEKVVYDAPSAGVYQAMYNLDDSIRDFARASLNYGLNVGWPVYLSTKNTILKAYDGRFKDIFEEVYEAEFAEDFKKAGIWYEHRLIDDMVACAMKWSGKFVWACKNYDGDVQSDTVAQGFGSLGLMTSQLMTPDGKIVEAEAAHGTVTRHYRQHQAGEATSTNSVASIFAWTGGLKHRAKLDDNDQLMRFATTLEKVIVDTVESGFMTKDLALLVGPDQGWLTTMGFLEKIDENLNKALGG
- the rplM gene encoding 50S ribosomal protein L13; the encoded protein is MKTFSATPADIDKKWILIDAEGVVLGRLASIVAMRLRGKHKATFTPSMDMGDNVIIINADKIQLTGKKRTDERFYWHTGHPGGIKSRTIGQILEGKFPERVVTKAVQRMLPGGKLSRQQMTNLRVYAGAEHPHEAQNPEVLDVKSMNKKNTRSA
- the rpsI gene encoding 30S ribosomal protein S9 codes for the protein MVEEIKSLDALNAAVGDTVVEVAAPREPVRDSLGRAYATGKRKDAVARVWIKPGSGKVTVNGKEQNVYFARPVLQMILRQPFTVAGREGEFDVVATVKGGGLSGQAGAVKHGISKALQLYDPSLRAALKAAGFLTRDSRVVERKKFGKAKARKSFQFSKR
- a CDS encoding GSCFA domain-containing protein; this translates as MTHPYSDLPPKAFWKTGVVQTDKARWPDVFTPKFQITPYSAIATAGSCFAQRIRQALAGENIPILDAEPTPPEFNETLAKEFGYGLHSARYGNIYTPRQLLELLKDVADNRVDEALFWQKDQRFFDALRPNVEPEGCVSLKEAVELRYQHLARVKALVETADVFVFTLGLTEAWIHLPTGRTLPVAPGVIAGEYDPELYKFTNFTHAQMFRDLKAIRRLFKRFNRGLKLVLTTSPVPITATASGQHVLVASTYTKSTLRSVAGEIAMKFHNVDYFPGYELVTTWGRDDAAYAPNLRTIRPEVVAEVMAIFLDAYGLRQKEGTAGAVALKTPQARPFEGHDEDRDEDSDDNDADDDLVCEEILLEAFQK
- a CDS encoding ABC transporter permease, whose amino-acid sequence is MTAGEKLRRFFRTDQGVGLLLVSPTALYALLLLAVPLVAIFLISFLTQTGVRDFAPGLSLANYKEALTDPLYRQLMLRSLMVSGSVTVITVLLAFPIAYFVSFGVKPEHKSLWIFLITIPFWTSYLIRVFLWKVILGYNGVLNSGLKLVGIIDEPLTFILYNVNAVIITLAHAYAPFAILPIFVALEKIDRSYLEASRDLGESRTMTFLRVTLPLAAPGVVAAVLIVFIPTIGDYVTPRLVGGPGGLMIANMIQTQFLRLNNAPLGATLAVLAMLIVAVIAIVFLIIGYRAAGGGKKGGRSK
- a CDS encoding ABC transporter permease, which encodes MKTLKIYAIAYLVFLYAPIFLLPLFAFNTSTIIAFPLTGFTTEWFTALLDITEMHNALLNSLEIAVTSAVLATIFGIFGAMASTRYQFPGQKGIMGFIMLPLVLPEIIVAVSLLVVILKLGMSTGAWSVIAGHTLICTPFAIAILNSAFAALDPSLEEAAYDLGETRASTFRRVTLPLVMPGIVSALLISFTISMDEFIIAFFLTGADPTLPVYLFSMLRFPKLLPAVMALGTILVVLSILLITIAEIFRRRGAKRAGLKDTGGFL